Proteins from one Stegostoma tigrinum isolate sSteTig4 chromosome 17, sSteTig4.hap1, whole genome shotgun sequence genomic window:
- the LOC125459404 gene encoding dispanin subfamily A member 2b-like has protein sequence MEFRADNVPLSTRSYPYQGLKEDDQAVTTTVVNVAPNVTSVRDHFLWSIFNFAFMNFCCLGFVAMVFSVKSRDRKVVGDAEGARHYASTARALNIAATVLTVLVLIIGIVMVFVSLYMMNRVIQQQQEEHPNILGGWS, from the exons ATGGAGTTCCGAGCCGATAATGTGCCGCTCAGTACACGCAGTTACCCGTACCaggggctgaaggaggatgaccaGGCGGTGACCACCACTGTCGTTAACGTGGCCCCGAATGTGACCTCGGTCCGTGACCACTTCCTTTGGTCCATCTTCAACTTCGCTTTCATGAACTTCTGCTGCCTGGGCTTCGTGGCGATGGTCTTCTCGGTCAAA TCTAGAGACCGGAAAGTTGTGGGAGATGCTGAAGGAGCTCGGCATTATGCATCAACAGCCCGAGCACTCAACATTGCAGCCACAGTGCTGACTGTTCTTGTCCTTATAATTGGCATTGTGATGGTCTTCGTTAGTCTGTATATGATGAATCGAGTTATTCAACAGCAACAAGAGGAGCACCCTAACATCCTTGGAGGTTGGAGCTGA